A region from the bacterium genome encodes:
- the dprA gene encoding DNA-processing protein DprA encodes MDKIKNLEPNKFPKLLSEISDPPGELFVLGDLPSDDHTFLAVVGSRKFTSYGKQAAEQIIAGLKGFPIVIVSGLAIGIDSIAHNAALATGLTTIAIPGSGLNDDVLYPASNRSLAKKIVERGGALLSPFKPDFKATQWSFPARNRIMAGISQAVLIIEAEEKSGTLITARLALDYNRDVYAVPGSIFSPTSRGTNSLIAQGATPVMNSGDLLNALGFSTDDTTEKMEDSLPPDMSPEEKAVWKLLSSPLERDGLVRLMNMPTSKANGILSLMEIKGLIKEADGKIFRG; translated from the coding sequence ATGGATAAGATAAAGAATCTAGAGCCAAACAAATTCCCCAAACTTCTTTCGGAAATCAGTGATCCGCCGGGTGAGCTTTTTGTGCTTGGAGACCTGCCTTCTGATGACCACACATTCCTTGCTGTTGTTGGCTCGCGCAAATTTACGAGTTATGGCAAACAAGCTGCTGAGCAAATCATTGCGGGACTGAAAGGATTTCCCATTGTCATTGTTTCTGGGCTTGCTATCGGCATTGATTCGATCGCGCATAACGCGGCACTAGCCACAGGACTTACTACCATTGCAATCCCAGGTTCAGGACTTAATGATGACGTTTTATATCCCGCAAGTAACCGATCGCTCGCAAAAAAGATCGTCGAGCGAGGTGGTGCTCTTCTTTCGCCCTTCAAGCCGGATTTTAAAGCAACGCAATGGAGTTTCCCTGCGCGTAACCGCATCATGGCTGGTATTTCTCAAGCAGTTCTTATTATTGAGGCTGAAGAAAAATCCGGGACTCTCATCACCGCACGTCTCGCGCTTGATTATAACCGCGATGTATACGCAGTCCCCGGCTCGATATTTTCTCCGACTTCGCGCGGGACTAATTCGCTCATCGCACAAGGAGCGACACCAGTCATGAATAGTGGAGACTTGCTCAATGCGCTTGGTTTTTCAACAGATGATACAACAGAAAAAATGGAAGACTCCCTTCCTCCCGACATGTCGCCCGAAGAGAAAGCTGTGTGGAAACTCCTCTCGTCGCCTCTGGAACGCGACGGTCTTGTGCGGTTGATGAATATGCCCACATCAAAAGCAAACGGCATTCTCTCGCTTATGGAAATTAAGGGACTTATTAAAGAAGCCGATGGGAAGATATTTCGGGGGTGA